A stretch of DNA from Dehalobacterium formicoaceticum:
TTTCATCCCCTTCATAAAGGTACCGAATTTTTCGTCAAAGACCTTTAATGTACGGGCTAAAACGTCTGAATTCTGCTCACAAAGGGTATGAAAATGAAGACCTTCGATGCCCTCCAAAAGCTCCGGTTCAAAATTAGCGAGAGTGACCCCTAGACGAGAGCCGGGAGCGGCAGGATCATAGATGCCATGCTCCTGCTCCGAATATTCCGGGTTGACCCGAAGACCGCAGGAGATAGGACGAGGCCCCTGCTTTACCCGATCTTTAAACCTTCTCCATTGAGCAAAAGAATTAAAGACGATATGGTCACAAATTTGCAGAATTTCGTCAAATTCATGGTCTAAATATGCCGGGGAAAAAATATGAACCTCCCCGCCCATTTCTTCATAGCCCAGCTTTGCCTCAAAAAGACCGCTGGCGGTTGTACCATGAAGATATTTTTTGATCAACGGATATTCATAAAACATGGCAAAACTTTTTTGCGCCAGAAGAATCCGGCAGCCGGTCCGCTCTGTCAAACCCCGGAGAGTGGACAGGTTTTTTATCAGCAGCCTTTCATCCAGCAGGTAACAAGGGGTAGGGACTTTACTAAAATCAATTTCCTTGACCATCTCTTTAATCAACCAATTCCGGATTGAAGCTTTCCTGCCAGGGTAAACCGAATTTATTAAGGGCGTCCATAAAAGGATCCGGATCAAATTCTTCCACATTAAAGACTCCGGGTTTCTTCCATTTTCCTGTCAGTACCATCATGGCGCCAATCATCGCCGGCACTCCGGTGGTATAGGAAATGGCCTGGGAACCAACCTCAGCATAGCTTTCTTCATGGTCGCAAACATTATATAC
This window harbors:
- the nspC gene encoding carboxynorspermidine decarboxylase, producing MVKEIDFSKVPTPCYLLDERLLIKNLSTLRGLTERTGCRILLAQKSFAMFYEYPLIKKYLHGTTASGLFEAKLGYEEMGGEVHIFSPAYLDHEFDEILQICDHIVFNSFAQWRRFKDRVKQGPRPISCGLRVNPEYSEQEHGIYDPAAPGSRLGVTLANFEPELLEGIEGLHFHTLCEQNSDVLARTLKVFDEKFGTFMKGMKWLNLGGGHHITRPDYDLATLEKFLHFAREKYGVQVYLEPGEAVVLNCGYLVARVLDFVHNGLDIAILDTSAACHMPDVLEMPYRPQIIGSGLPGDFPYTYRLGGPTCLAGDIIGDYSFPQPLKAGDPLVFCDMAHYTMVKNNTFNGIKLPSIGVFNDRDGLKIIKEFGYYDFKNRLS